Proteins from a single region of Schistocerca gregaria isolate iqSchGreg1 chromosome 3, iqSchGreg1.2, whole genome shotgun sequence:
- the LOC126355482 gene encoding cuticle protein 18.7-like → MNTLLVLSAFFSAAVCAPGFLGAPGFPGVPGFLGAPGFPGGPGFPGAPGFPGAPGFPGAAGLLGAHGALAAAGRGYAAHAPANIVVGAGGYVLDAPDVAVAKSAHLAAVAATRARDAAVNAADAAAAAHAGAAPGFPAPGFPAPGFPAPGFPAPGFPAPGFPTPGLGFGPGPLGAYAPGHGHANIVIGPGGVPLDTPEVAAGKVANAVAHLQAKARTGHLG, encoded by the exons ATGAACACTCTG CTGGTGCTGAGCGCCTTCTTTTCGGCGGCGGTGTGCGCGCCTGGCTTCCTGGGCGCTCCAGGTTTCCCGGGAGTTCCAGGTTTCCTGGGAGCCCCAGGTTTCCCTGGAGGCCCAGGTTTCCCTGGAGCCCCAGGTTTCCCTGGAGCCCCAGGTTTCCCAGGAGCGGCAGGCCTGCTGGGAGCCCACGGCGCGCTGGCAGCAGCTGGCCGCGGCTACGCGGCGCACGCCCCCGCCAACATCGTGGTGGGGGCGGGCGGCTACGTGCTCGACGCCCCCGACGTGGCCGTCGCCAAGAGCGCCCACCTCGCGGCCGTGGCGGCCACCAGGGCGCGCGACGCTGCCgtcaacgccgccgacgccgccgccgctgcccacGCCGGCGCCGCACCCGGGTTCCCCGCTCCCGGTTTCCCAGCTCCCGGCTTCCCAGCTCCAGGATTTCCAGCTCCAGGCTTTCCAGCTCCAGGCTTCCCCACTCCTGGACTGGGCTTCGGCCCCGGTCCTCTGGGCGCCTACGCCCCAGGACACGGCCACGCTAACATCGTCATAGGACCAGGCGGAGTGCCGCTCGACACTCCAGAGGTGGCTGCTGGAAAAGTAGCAAACGCCGTCGCCCACCTGCAGGCCAAGGCGCGGACTGGCCATCTGGGATGA